One Plasmodium cynomolgi strain B DNA, chromosome 12, whole genome shotgun sequence genomic region harbors:
- a CDS encoding exonuclease (putative), with translation MRQKRRNHGKIYLNGKSAGSYHKTQNAKRKKTEEVAEEVTEKGVENVSTKGEETVAKNVAKKGKAKKAHGPNDPKKKLDILFYGNKNIYLRDIHNFVTNLRIEKSVQKNDLFIVKNNDCVNNLIVVIVPNLSSWFIKDISASGVFTKLQKNNNFRKIHTENCFKNNYSSLILKALSVSVMKNKGINYNSPGDNFYIENYLLSTEQMLLNRFPKKNSEEYLSFENIEYVKVDKGITDMRSYLNTTMNTTTSISRHQDGIPNGLGHSDKTSIPVTEPVGASPQGNHLNGETAYSEEAKNIFTEEHITMYAQVLEKLLRVSEMAQQKKGQNTPANNPKEKEKTESINESDEEEDQKDEIVNGGENGNAEGATDVSMQNGEVNGGLSTLSGESGQSGSTNEERDDPSCSNPPKCQPPVQFDLDNIYSIDCEMCETINKKRELTKITVVDAYMNIVYDSYVVPDNQITDYLTPYSGISESTLQNVHTKLKDVQEYLKKIFNKKSILIGHSLENDLHALRIHHDHVIDTSVVYSNSAYCFLKPSLFNLCQRHLGITMKREKGHNSIDDAKISMFLALKKMSEFDTAEPFYQYQPLSLFLNPDNFTNVKGNIIYQEDVRHKYEKNLCIYDAKNEYIEEKLPKYFLKNCFHCPCENDDECVENLIMNIKNKNKIKNYLLILREYENLCNRKIYSCVKNAKEENFRVDANGELFQIPTRVEASSIVKKLSQNIEKIYENLGENDVLILLSFNSNYLAEEKITETFFLAKDIFYANVDTNGKLSSLTAKINSMEKIIAKKQSDNDLGNLHFLQFRHLLCLYERHILAYLNEQKSSDRSIFILNSLTNLKNIVCGNNRKKTFNGWFSILLKA, from the exons atgaggCAGAAACGAAGGAACCATGGGAAGATTTACCTGAACGGAAAGAGCGCCGGAAGTTACCATAAGACGCAGAAcgcgaagaggaaaaaaacggaagaagTGGCGGAGGAAGTGACGGAGAAAGGGGTGGAAAACGTATCGACGAAAGGAGAGGAGACCGTGGCGAAGAACGTGGCGAAGAAAgggaaggcgaaaaaagcgCATGGACCAAATGAcccgaagaaaaaattggacaTCCTCTTTtatggaaacaaaaacatATACTTGAGAGacattcacaattttgtcaCAAATCTCCGAATCGAAAAAAGTGTTCAGAAAAACGACCTGTTCATcgtgaaaaataatgattgcgtaaataatttaattgtaGTGATCGTCCCCAATTTGTCCAGTTGGTTCATAAAGGATATTTCTGCCAGTGGCGTTTTTACCAAACTGCAGaagaataataattttaggaaaatacacacagaaaattgttttaaaaataattacagcagtttaattttaaaagcgCTAAGTGTCTCtgtgatgaaaaataaaggaataaatTATAACTCCCCTGGGGATAACTTCTAcatagaaaattatttacttaGCACTGAGCAGATGCTCCTGAATAGATTCCCAAAAAAGAATTCTGAAGAATACCTTagttttgaaaatattgaatatGTCAAAGTAGATAAAGGAATAACGGACATGCGCTCCTATTTGAACACTACCATGAACACTACCACCAGTATCAGTCGTCATCAGGATGGCATTCCAAATGGATTAGGACATTCTGACAAGACGAGCATACCTGTCACAGAGCCTGTTGGTGCCTCACCACAGGGGAATCACCTAAATGGGGAAACCGCCTACTCggaggaggcaaaaaatatcttcacCGAGGAACATATAACGATGTATGCTCAGGTGTTGGAAAAGCTACTTAGGGTCTCCGAAATGGctcaacaaaaaaaggggcagaaTACCCCAGCCAATAAtccaaaggaaaaggaaaaaacggagtCGATAAACGAGtccgatgaggaagaagaccaGAAGGACGAAATTGTAAACGGAGGAGAGAACGGAAATGCAGAAGGGGCCACCGACGTGtctatgcaaaatggggaagtaaATGGAGGGCTCAGCACTTTGAGTGGGGAAAGCGGTCAAAGTGGAAGCACCAACGAAGAGCGAGATGACCCGAGCTGTTCCAATCCCCCCAAGTGCCAACCGCCGGTCCAGTTCGACCTAGACAATATCTACAGCATCGACTGTGAAATGTGCGAAacgataaataaaaaaagagagctCACCAAAATTACGGTAGTCGATGCTTACATGAATATAGTATACGACTCGTATGTCGTGCCGGACAATCAAATCACAGACTACTTAACTCCCTACTCGGGCATAAGTGAAAGTACCttgcaaaatgtgcatactAAATTGAAAGATGTGCAggaatatttgaaaaaaatttttaataaaaaatccaTTTTAATTGGTCACTCCCTAGAGAATGATTTGCACGCACTGAGAATTCACCACGACCACGTCATTGACACGTCTGTGGTTTACTCCAACTCGGCTTACTGTTTTTTGAAGCCCTCTTTGTTTAACCTTTGCCAGCGTCACCTGGGCATCACCATGAAGCGGGAGAAGGGGCACAACTCGATTGACGACGCGAAGATAAGCATGTTCCTCGCGCTGAAGAAG ATGAGCGAGTTCGACACAGCCGAGCCCTTCTACCAGTACCAGCCACTTTCCCTCTTCCTCAACCCGGACAACTTTACCAACGTGAAGGGAAACATCATATACCAAGAAGACGTACGCCATAAGTACGAGAAAAATCTGTGCATATATGACgcgaaaaatgaatacatagAGGAGAAACTTCCAAAATATTTcctaaaaaattgttttcacTGTCCATGCGAAAACGACGACGAGTGTGTAGAAAACCTTATCAtgaatatcaaaaataaaaataaaataaaaaattacctacTCATATTAAGAGAGTATGAAAATCTGTGTAATCGAAAAATCTACagttgtgtaaaaaatgcaaaggaggaaaatttCAGAGTCGATGCAAATGGTGAGCTATTCCAAATTCCCACCAGAGTGGAAGCAAGTagcattgtaaaaaaattaagccaAAATATTGAGAAGATTTACGAAAACCTGGGAGAAAATGATGTCCTCATACTGCTTTCCTTCAACAGTAACTATCTagcggaggaaaaaattacagaaactttttttttggcgaaggatatattttatgcaaaTGTAGATACAAATGGTAAATTAAGCAGCCTTACTGCGAAAATTAACTCTATGGAAAAAATCATCGCCAAGAAACAGAGCGACAATGATTTAGGAAATCTGCACTTCTTGCAGTTTAGGCATCTCCTCTGTTTGTACGAACGGCACATTCTCGCTTACCTTAATGAGCAAAAGAGTAGTGACCGcagcattttcattttgaattcgctcacaaatttgaagaacaTCGTGTGTGGCAACAACCGGAAGAAGACCTTCAATGGGTGGTTTTCCATTCTGCTCAAGGCTTGA
- a CDS encoding 1-deoxy-D-xylulose 5-phosphate synthase (putative) yields MIMVTSSLLFLFALIITSMYVSLNAASGKCEVSRNVKYLKQLNRITTKKHYLCKIFKDSFPCFFGISGYDPNGSNGRLLNRASTQLNQLKIKNEICPRGRHCDEVQAERAGQERNPPRDDKSIDSLKGGTKWFTQDGHRYSVNANKNPRGGSSGSSTHTHTPKPPNVLFINYPDLKQLKQLKQLKQLKEYGLRRGDGFITGKAAFLHTCEGNPPGDYSISATLGKKLFNVKNEDTQTGIEPQFTGTNKKSNDAKDPPPNLNALFDQINSYIDLKKYKNTYGEEIFNQIVKLYVHRDIPENYEQLFFIEPTEKSVALEVDRYDEDQFEKLIREEFQRNGVLINNISKNYYKRENIKKVLKVLNYLPLLKLINNPSDLKKLKQQYLPLLAHELKMFLFFMVNITGGHFSAGLSLLEVQLLLLYLFDQPHDDVIYDIGHQAYVHKILTGRKFLFLSLRQKEGICGFLNIFESTYDKFGAGHSSTALSAIQGFYEADWQACQKRRTAQSEGKEAHPFEETKNITFIQPGEGGTIHARENHHASHPKVVVVGGTTQQSAYPGRNNSADHLNKVHIAIIGDGGLTGGMALEALNYISFLNSKVLIIYNDNGQVSLPTNAPSISGHRPIGSISDHLHSSLTKKSGKGDSQHPSDREKNNLFENLNYDYVHVQNGNNTEALFNALSSFKKGNMKRATVLHVCTSKTSEFINARAPITVMHSIKKNEIFPFNVDTLSSDGRDVKSAGHSSYSQNDRPHGGKCNSGTAQHENMFSKKTFTDVYTEEMLTYLERDKNIIFISPAMLGGSGLVKISEKHPNNVYDVGIAEQHAVTFATAMAMNKSLKIHLCIYSTFMQRAYDQIIHDLNLQKVPLKVIIGRSGLIGEDGATHQGIYDLTFLGALNNACIISPSNQVDLKKALKFCYHDDNTVGGFSTHFNNYLIEKNYISRHHLSVHNIYLPNDPIEHATYVEQHVDVKMDSCSLVNRIKNFLQGEVSN; encoded by the exons ATGATAATGGTAACATCCTCTCTCCTGTTTTTGTTCGCACTGATCATCACCTCCATGTATGTCAGTTTAAACGCCGCCAGCGGCAAATGCGAAGTAAGTAGAAACGTCAAGTACCTGAAGCAGTTAAACAGGATTACCACGAAAAAGCATTatttgtgtaaaatttttaaggaCAGCTTCCCCTGCTTTTTTGGCATCTCTGGGTATGACCCAAATGGCAGTAATGGTAGGCTGCTGAATCGTGCTTCTACACAGTTGAATcagttaaaaataaaaaatgagatcTGCCCCAGGGGGAGGCATTGTGATGAGGTGCAAGCAGAAAGGGCAGGACAAGAAAGGAACCCCCCACGTGATGACAAAAGCATAGATAGCCTTAAGGGAGGTACCAAATGGTTCACACAGGATGGACACCGCTACTCCGTTAACGCAAATAAAAATCCACGTGGTGGAAGCAGTGGCAGctctacacacacacacactccTAAACCACCAAATGTGTTATTCATAAATTACCCCGATTTGAAGCAATTGAAGCAATTGAAGCAACTGAAGCAATTGAAGGAGTATGGCCTGAGGAGGGGGGACGGTTTTATCACCGGGAAGGCGGCCTTTTTACACACCTGTGAAGGGAACCCACCAGGGGACTACTCCATCAGCGCGACTCTAGGAAAGAAGCTGTTCAACGTCAAGAACGAGGACACCCAAACAGGGATAGAGCCACAATTCACAGGTACGAATAAAAAGAGCAATGATGCAAAGGACCCCCCCCCTAATTTGAATGCCCTCTTTGATCAAATAAACAGCTACATAGATCtgaaaaagtacaaaaatacatatggcgaggaaatttttaaccAAATAGTTAAATTATACGTACATAGGGATATCCCCGAAAATTACGAacagttattttttatcgaaCCGACGGAGAAAAGCGTCGCATTGGAGGTAGACAGATATGATGAGGACCAATTTGAAAAACTGATTCGAGAAGAGTTCCAAAGAAATGGAGTCCTCATAAATAACATTAGTAAAAATTActacaaaagggaaaatatcaAGAAGGTTCTCAAGGTCCTAAATTATTTACCtctattaaaattaatcaaTAACCCAAgtgatttgaaaaaattgaaacagCAATACCTACCTCTACTGGCTCacgaattaaaaatgtttctttttttcatggtTAACATAACTGGTGGTCATTTTTCCGCTGGGCTAAGCTTGCTAGAGGTGCAGCTGTTGTTACTGTATCTGTTTGATCAGCCCCATGATGATGTGATCTATGACATTGGCCATCAGGCCTACGTGCATAAAATACTCACGGGGAggaagttcctttttttatcgctAAGACAGAAGGAGGGAATATGTGgctttttaaacatttttgaaaGCACCTACGACAAGTTTGGAGCTGGACATAGCTCTACTGCACTGAGTGCAATCCAGGGGTTTTACGAAGCCGATTGGCAGGCATGTCAGAAGAGAAGGACCGCTCAATCGGAAGGGAAAGAAGCACACCCCTTTGAAGagacaaaaaatatcacTTTTATCCAACCCGGTGAAGGGGGAACAATCCATGCAAGGGAGAACCATCATGCGAGTCATCCGAAGGTAGTAGTAGTAGGAGGGACCACACAACAGAGTGCCTACCCTGGGCGAAATAACTCAGCTGATCATTTGAACAAAGTGCATATTGCCATCATTGGGGACGGTGGCCTAACCGGTGGTATGGCGCTGGAAGCACTAAAttacatttcatttttaaattccaaAGTgctaattatttataatgacAATGGGCAGGTCTCTCTCCCCACTAATGCACCCAGCATCTCGGGGCATCGGCCAATCGGATCCATCTCTGACCACCTGCACAGCTCTCTCACAAAGAAAAGTGGAAAAGGAGACAGCCAACATCCCAGTGATAGGGAAAAGAACAaccttttcgaaaatttgAACTACGACTATGTGCATGTCCAAAACGGAAACAATACAGAAGCTCTTTTCAACGCGCTGTCGTCCTTTAAAAAGGGCAATATGAAAAGAGCCACTGTTTTGCATGTCTGTACGAGCAAAACCAGTGAGTTTATAAACGCAAGGGCACCGATAACTGTGATGCATTCAATTAAGAAGAACGAAATCTTTCCGTTCAATGTGGATACGCTGAGCTCCGATGGGAGGGATGTTAAGTCTGCAGGACACAGCTCCTATAGCCAGAATGATAGACCGCACGGTGGCAAATGCAACTCCGGGACAGCACAACACGAGAATATGTTCTCCAAGAAAACCTTCACAGATGTGTACACAGAAGAAATGCTAACATATTTGGAGCgagataaaaatatcatcTTCATTTCTCCAGCCATGCTAGGGGGCTCCGGATTAGTTAAGATTAGTGAGAAGCACCCCAACAATGTATACGACGTGGGGATTGCAGAGCAGCACGCAGTAACCTTCGCTACAGCCATGGCCATGAATAAATCGCTAAAAATTCACCTATGCATTTATTCTACATTTATGCAAAGAGCATATGATCAAATAATACATGACTTGAATTTGCAGAAGGTCCCATTAAAGGTTATTATCGGTAGGAGCGGCTTAATCGGAGAAGATGGAGCTACCCACCAAGGAATCTACGACCTTACTTTTTTGGGTGCCTTGAACAATGCGTGCATTATATCTCCGAGTAACCAAGTAGACTTGAAGAAGGCGCTCAAATTTTGCTACCACGAT GACAACACTGTAGGTGGATTTTCAACCCACTTCAATAATTACCTAATAGAGAAGAATTACATTTCCAGGCACCACTTATCTGTTCATAATATTTACCTACCGAATGATCCCATTGAACACGCCACGTATGTGGAGCAACACGtagatgtaaaaatggattcTTGCAGCTTAGTGAACAGAATAAAGAATTTCTTACAAGGAGAGGTGTCCAATTGA
- a CDS encoding CDK-related protein kinase 6 putative yields the protein AFEYCDIDLLNLMKKYSMNIREAKYVIFELLLAASYLHGNNYLHRDIKPENIFINSCGEIKLGDLGLSVERTENMTPTVVTRWYRSPEILLQSKNYDHKVDVWSLGCLFVELITGSTCSYWSEPHQCVKHKYSRHFFNLFCKNKNASCVNIPRPLFPGKNDESQLDLIYVVLGDKSKLPVGDEDRHRMFPYFE from the exons GCCTTCGAGTACTGCGACATCGACTTGCTGAATTTGATGAAGAAGTACAGCATGAACATCCGGGAAGCGAAGTACGTAATTTTTGAGCTTCTGCTGGCGGCCTCGTACTTGCATGGAAATAATTACCTACACAGGGACATAAAACCAgagaatatatttataaactCGTGTGGTGAAATTAAGTTGGGGGACTTGGGACTGTCTGTTGAAAGGACCGAAAATATGACTCCCACTGTGGTGACACGCTGGTACAGATCGCCGGAAATTTTACTTCAGTCGAAGAATTATGACCATAAGGTGGACGTATGGAGCTTGGGCTGTCTTTTCGTGGAGTTGATAACGGGCAG tACATGTTCATATTGGAGTGAACCACACCAGTGTGTTAAACATAAATACTCGCGTCACTTTTTCaaccttttttgcaaaaataaaaatgcctCTTGCGTAAACATCCCAAGGCCATTATTCCCCGGGAAGAATGACGAATCACAG CTGGATCTGATTTATGTGGTTCTTGGCGATAAGAGCAAGTTGCCCGTTGGGGACGAAGACCGGCATAGGATGTTTCCCTATTTTGAG